The Caulifigura coniformis genome includes a region encoding these proteins:
- a CDS encoding class I SAM-dependent methyltransferase, whose protein sequence is MTSDAQFHDEVRRGERFTFGSNWASFLETLDDSRIAQAEQSLKEMLRVDTLEGRRFLDAGSGSGLFSLAAKRLGASVVSFDFDPQSVACTAELRRRYFADSPSWTVQQASVLDREFLKSLGTFDVVYSWGVLHHTGRMWDALANVADLVNPAGRLFIALYNDEGFKSRVWTRIKKLYCSGPVGRALVKLMFIPLFAGVAVLKCVTTRSNYFADYKRRRGMSVYHDWIDWLGGYPFEVARPEEILEFYRDRGYTLDNLRTTNRLGCNQFVLIRSVGQS, encoded by the coding sequence ATGACGAGCGACGCCCAGTTTCACGACGAAGTCCGCCGGGGAGAACGTTTCACGTTCGGAAGCAACTGGGCCTCGTTTCTCGAAACGCTCGATGACTCGCGCATCGCCCAGGCGGAACAGTCGCTGAAAGAAATGCTTCGCGTCGACACGCTCGAGGGCCGGCGGTTTCTCGACGCCGGGTCGGGAAGCGGGCTGTTCTCGCTGGCGGCAAAGCGCCTTGGAGCCAGCGTTGTTTCATTCGATTTCGATCCGCAATCCGTGGCCTGTACGGCCGAACTGCGTCGCCGTTACTTCGCCGACTCGCCATCGTGGACCGTCCAGCAGGCCTCGGTCCTCGACCGTGAATTCCTGAAGTCCCTGGGGACGTTTGATGTCGTCTACTCATGGGGTGTGCTGCACCACACGGGTCGCATGTGGGACGCACTGGCGAACGTCGCCGACCTCGTGAATCCGGCCGGCCGGCTGTTCATCGCCCTGTACAACGACGAAGGCTTCAAATCGCGCGTCTGGACGCGGATCAAGAAGCTGTATTGCAGCGGCCCAGTCGGCCGGGCGCTGGTGAAACTGATGTTCATTCCGCTGTTTGCAGGCGTCGCCGTCCTGAAGTGCGTGACGACGCGAAGCAACTACTTCGCCGACTACAAACGCCGCCGGGGAATGTCGGTCTATCATGACTGGATCGACTGGCTCGGCGGCTACCCGTTCGAAGTGGCCAGGCCGGAAGAGATTCTCGAGTTCTACCGGGACCGCGGCTACACACTCGACAACCTCCGGACGACGAACCGGCTGGGCTGCAACCAGTTCGTGTTGATCAGGTCGGTCGGCCAAAGCTGA